One stretch of Actinomadura luzonensis DNA includes these proteins:
- a CDS encoding MFS transporter: MLVKSTDDVAKPPAGFWRLWTAQTVSSFGDGVTHAALPLLALTVTRDPMALAAVTAAGTLPWLLFGMLGGALVDRWDRHRTMWVADTARAALLALAAAAAALDLLSAGLLAAVAFLLALGGLFFDTAATAYLPDLLGRDAALLQRANSRLRGAQTAASGFAGPPAGSALLALGRAAPLLTDALSFALSALLVRSLPAVPRPAAGARESLLRQARAGASYVFQDRLLLGLALRPAVGNIAFVAVETVLALFAHERLGIGALGFGLLLTAEATGGLLGAGLAAFLGRRLGIGTALSCTAVVEGLAVLGLAAAPDPYVAGLALAVCGAGMGATMVLAPSLRQAVVPAHLMGRVTSTSRMLAMCAAPFGAVLGGWLATTYDVRTPLYAAGGLLLGMTAVTATMTSNRRVETALRDAASARRGPGGGRRSDDERRAQEVGSSGAVQARDVPGLAEELHFTRTAERLRVSPGRVSQTIKALERRVTGGPRAPAADHGCRGVPRLA; this comes from the coding sequence GTGCTCGTGAAGTCGACCGATGATGTGGCGAAGCCGCCGGCCGGGTTCTGGCGGCTGTGGACCGCGCAGACGGTGTCCTCGTTCGGTGACGGGGTGACGCATGCCGCGCTGCCGCTGCTGGCCTTGACCGTGACGCGCGATCCGATGGCGCTGGCCGCCGTCACGGCCGCTGGGACGCTGCCCTGGCTGCTGTTCGGCATGCTCGGCGGCGCGCTGGTGGACCGCTGGGACCGCCACCGCACCATGTGGGTCGCGGACACCGCGCGCGCGGCGCTGCTCGCGCTCGCCGCGGCGGCGGCCGCACTGGACCTGCTGAGCGCCGGGCTGCTCGCGGCGGTCGCCTTCCTGCTCGCCCTCGGTGGCCTCTTCTTCGACACGGCCGCCACGGCCTACCTGCCCGATCTGCTCGGCCGCGACGCCGCACTCCTGCAACGCGCCAACTCCCGCCTGCGCGGCGCCCAGACCGCCGCGTCCGGCTTCGCGGGACCGCCCGCGGGCAGCGCGCTGCTGGCGCTCGGCCGGGCGGCCCCGCTGCTCACCGATGCGCTGTCGTTCGCGCTCTCCGCCCTGCTCGTACGGTCGTTGCCCGCCGTGCCGCGGCCTGCCGCGGGCGCCCGTGAGTCCCTGCTGCGCCAGGCCCGGGCCGGAGCCTCGTACGTCTTCCAGGATCGGCTGCTGCTCGGGCTCGCGCTCCGCCCGGCGGTCGGCAACATCGCCTTCGTCGCCGTGGAGACCGTCCTGGCGCTCTTCGCGCACGAACGTCTCGGGATCGGCGCCCTCGGCTTCGGCCTGCTCCTCACCGCGGAGGCCACCGGGGGCCTGCTCGGCGCGGGCCTCGCCGCCTTCCTCGGCCGGCGACTCGGCATCGGCACCGCGCTGTCCTGCACGGCCGTGGTGGAAGGGCTGGCCGTCTTGGGGCTCGCCGCCGCCCCGGACCCCTACGTGGCCGGGCTCGCCCTCGCCGTCTGCGGGGCGGGCATGGGCGCCACGATGGTGCTCGCGCCGTCGCTGCGGCAGGCGGTCGTCCCGGCCCACCTGATGGGCCGGGTCACCTCCACCTCCCGCATGCTCGCCATGTGCGCGGCCCCGTTCGGCGCCGTGCTCGGTGGCTGGCTGGCCACCACCTACGACGTGCGCACCCCGCTCTACGCCGCGGGTGGCCTCCTCCTGGGCATGACCGCCGTCACGGCCACGATGACCAGCAACCGCCGGGTCGAGACGGCACTGCGTGACGCCGCCTCGGCTCGGCGGGGTCCCGGGGGCGGACGGCGCTCGGATGACGAACGCCGGGCGCAGGAGGTGGGGTCCAGTGGAGCGGTACAAGCTCGAGACGTTCCTGGCCTGGCTGAGGAGCTCCACTTCACGCGCACCGCCGAACGTCTGCGGGTTTCGCCTGGCCGGGTCAGTCAGACGATCAAGGCGCTGGAGCGTCGTGTCACCGGAGGACCTCGCGCTCCTGCCGCTGATCACGGCTGTCGGGGTGTCCCGCGCCTGGCGTGA